The following is a genomic window from Thaumasiovibrio subtropicus.
CTGGGTAAGGGATATTATCAACCAACCTGGTGATGAAGTCGCACCGAGACAATTAGCATCGCGTGCTGCAGAGTTGATTAAATCTTTGGCACCAGAGCAGGTGAAATACAAGATCATTAAGGGTGTCGATCTTTTAGATGAAGGTTGGAGTGGCATCTACACCGTAGGTCGTGGTTCAAAGCGTTCGCCATCGATGTTGCGTCTTGATTTCAACCCGACAGGGGATGAAGACGCCCCAGTACACACGGTATTGGTCGGTAAAGGCATTACCTTTGATACGGGCGGCTACAGCTTAAAACCTTCAGCAGGCATGATGGCAATGAAAGCCGACATGGGCGGTGCCGCATTGGCAACAGGTGCGCTAGCATTTGCTATTTCTCGTGGTCTCAACAAACGCGTTAAGTTGGTGTTGTGTTGTGCTGAGAACATGATCTCAAGTAGTGCTTATAAGCTTGGCGACATCATCAAGTATAAGAACGACAAAACGGTTGAAGTGCAGAACACAGATGCTGAAGGTCGTTTGGTTATGGCTGACGGCCTTATTTACGCGAACACCCAAAATCCGCAACGTGTGATTGATGTCGCTACGCTGACGGGCGCAGCAAAAATGGCGCTGGGTAATGACTACCATGCCATCATGAGCTTTGATGAAAGTTTTACCGCTGATGCATTAGCTTCTGCCAAAGAAGAGAATGAAGGTATGTGGCCACTGCCATTAGAAGAGTTCCACCGTGACATGCTGCCTTCTCAGTATGCGGATCTTTCTAACATTGCGAGTGGTGATTTTGCGCCAGGTGCCACAACCGCGGCTGCGTTCCTCTCTCATTTTGTCGACGAGTATCAAACCGGTTGGCTGCACGTTGATGCGAGCGGTACCTTCCGTAAATCACCGACAGACAAATGGGCTGCTGGTGCGACAGGAATGGGTGTACGCACACTCGGCAACCTGATCCTCAAAGGAGAATAAGTGATGCTGAATGTAGTACTTAAGCAAGGCAAAAATGAAGGCGTTTGGGGCGACAATGCACTGATTGGCTATGGCGAATCAGAAGCGACTATTTTCTTTGAAGGTGATTACCCTTCACGACGCATTCAGCAAGCGGGCCGCCAATTGCAATCACAAGGGGTGAGTGCGGTTGCGCTTGAAGGTGAAGGTTGGAGCTATGAGCGTCAGTGGGCGTTTTACTGCGGCTACGCGCCAACACGTGGTGATGTCACTCTGAAATGGGCGAGTACGGATGAAGATGAGCTCGAATTGCTCAACGCACGTCGCCATGCCCATGATTGGGCGCGTCGCATGATCAATGCAACGCCAGAAGAGATGTACCCAGAATCACTCGCTCAAGAAGCGGTTGATTTCTTAACGGGGCTGGCTGGCGACAACATCAGTGTCGATGTGATCAAAGGTGAAGCACTGGCAGAGCAAGGCTGGGTAGGCGTATGGAACGTTGGCCGTGCCAGTGTTCGTCCACCAGTGATGCTGACCATTGACTACAATCCAAGTGGCGATGCTGATGCGCCTGTTGCAGCGTGTTTAGTCGGTAAAGGTATCACGTTTGACTCGGGCGGTTACTCGATCAAAACATCCGCTGGCATGGTGGCAATGAAGTGTGACATGGGGGGCGCCGCAACCGTGACTGCCGCTTTGGGTTACGCGATTGCGCAAGGGCTAAATAAACGCGTTAAACTGATTCTATGCTGTGCAGAGAACCTGATTGCGGGTAATGCTTATAAGCTAGGTGACGTACTGACATATAAAAATGGTGTGTCAGTTGAGATATTAAACACCGATGCGGAAGGTCGTTTAGTCTTAGCAGATGGTTTGCTTGCCGCTTCTGAAACGAATGCCCCTTTAATTATCGACGCAGCAACATTGACGGGAGCTGCAATGATGGCCGTCGGTGAAGACTACAATGCGCTGTTTAGTTTAGATGCAGAGCTGCTAATGCGCAGTCAACAGTTGTCGAATCTTGTCAATGAGCCAGCATGGCCATTACCGCTAGAGAAATGGCACCAACAGCAGTGTCCATCTCCTTATGCTGATACGGCCAATAGCCGTCCTGTCAAAGGGGGCGGTATGGGCGGTGCGTCAAATGCAGCTGGCTTCTTATCTCGATTTGTGAGAGAGGATGGAAAAGGTTGGTTACATGTTGATTTAGCGGGCTGTTTCAGAGACAGTGGTGGAGCTCGCTGGGCAGCCGGTGCCACCGGGTTGGGGATAGCCCATATTGCTGCGCTGCTTATCGCTTAAGCTGAACAGTCTGGATCTGCCAGCAATGGCAGATCCCACATTCAAAAGGAAAGATAATAATGACAATTGAGCGCACGTTTTCAATCGTGAAGCCAGACGCCGTAGAGCGTGACTTAATCGGGGAAATTTACCACCGAATCGAACAATCTGGGCTGCGTATTATCGCGGCTAAAATGCTTCACCTTACAACACAACAAGCACAAGGCTTCTACGCAGAGCATCAAGGTAAGCCCTTTTTCGATGATCTTGTCGCGTATATGACATCTGGTCCTGTGATGGTTCAGGTGCTCGAAGGTGAAAATGCGGTGGCCAACTACCGTGAGTTGATGGGGAGCACAAACCCGGAAAATGCCGCAATGGGGACACTGCGTCACGATTACGCTAAGTCGATGCGTCATAACTCGGTGCATGGTGCCGATAGCGCGGAATCTGCCGCGCGCGAAATCGCTTACTTCTTCGCAGACAGTGAAATTTGTCCACGTGCTTAATCCGTAGATTTTTTTGTCAGAGGCAATGTCTTTCATGTCTCTGACATTTCCCTCCTAATAGACACTCTTTCTGTATTAACCCTGCGAAACCGCGGTGGAAAGTCATGCGCAAAGGCTGTACAATTTCGCGCC
Proteins encoded in this region:
- the ndk gene encoding nucleoside-diphosphate kinase yields the protein MTIERTFSIVKPDAVERDLIGEIYHRIEQSGLRIIAAKMLHLTTQQAQGFYAEHQGKPFFDDLVAYMTSGPVMVQVLEGENAVANYRELMGSTNPENAAMGTLRHDYAKSMRHNSVHGADSAESAAREIAYFFADSEICPRA
- the pepB gene encoding aminopeptidase PepB, with protein sequence MLNVVLKQGKNEGVWGDNALIGYGESEATIFFEGDYPSRRIQQAGRQLQSQGVSAVALEGEGWSYERQWAFYCGYAPTRGDVTLKWASTDEDELELLNARRHAHDWARRMINATPEEMYPESLAQEAVDFLTGLAGDNISVDVIKGEALAEQGWVGVWNVGRASVRPPVMLTIDYNPSGDADAPVAACLVGKGITFDSGGYSIKTSAGMVAMKCDMGGAATVTAALGYAIAQGLNKRVKLILCCAENLIAGNAYKLGDVLTYKNGVSVEILNTDAEGRLVLADGLLAASETNAPLIIDAATLTGAAMMAVGEDYNALFSLDAELLMRSQQLSNLVNEPAWPLPLEKWHQQQCPSPYADTANSRPVKGGGMGGASNAAGFLSRFVREDGKGWLHVDLAGCFRDSGGARWAAGATGLGIAHIAALLIA
- the pepB gene encoding aminopeptidase PepB, translated to MSVEMSVFLTNDAAAPQWGAKALLSFTESGAQIHLTKQSPLAAIQRAARKLDNQGIKTVTLAGDNWDLEAAWAFVQGYRNAKKSNTLTLPQFEDADQKELDSRIQITDWVRDIINQPGDEVAPRQLASRAAELIKSLAPEQVKYKIIKGVDLLDEGWSGIYTVGRGSKRSPSMLRLDFNPTGDEDAPVHTVLVGKGITFDTGGYSLKPSAGMMAMKADMGGAALATGALAFAISRGLNKRVKLVLCCAENMISSSAYKLGDIIKYKNDKTVEVQNTDAEGRLVMADGLIYANTQNPQRVIDVATLTGAAKMALGNDYHAIMSFDESFTADALASAKEENEGMWPLPLEEFHRDMLPSQYADLSNIASGDFAPGATTAAAFLSHFVDEYQTGWLHVDASGTFRKSPTDKWAAGATGMGVRTLGNLILKGE